In a single window of the Niabella ginsenosidivorans genome:
- a CDS encoding voltage-gated chloride channel family protein: MTRHKKKRLLKTSFEHVFILSYLLKWTVLAVPMSIAVGSLIAFFLWLLDKAIHFRFGHPWLLFLLPAAGVLIYGLYTYLGKNSDKGNNLIMDEIHEPGGGVPFRMAPLVLITTVITHLFGGSAGREGTAVQIGGSIAQFFAKKLKLSQEDVKTFLMTGIAAGFGAVFGTPITGAIFALEVLALGRIKHDALLPCFIASVVADITCAAWGIHHTHYAIRFAEEGKVFFGIFHLDIVLLLKVILGGVLFGLAGYIFAELSHTIKNYSNRFIRIKWLIPFIGGCIVIALTCIIGTQDYLSLGVSNPDPDAVSILSCFKAGGATDFSWFWKLLFTAVTLGMGFKGGEVTPLFFVGAALGNTIAAHTGAPADLMAGLGFIAVFASATNTPIACTFMGIELFGADNVLYYAVACFTAYYFSGHAGIYHAQRIAVSKVHHLNHHNNATLHEVREKRIKSRKKWRITK; the protein is encoded by the coding sequence ATGACAAGACACAAGAAAAAGCGCCTCCTTAAGACTTCCTTTGAACACGTATTTATTCTTTCGTATTTATTGAAATGGACAGTACTGGCCGTACCGATGTCCATAGCGGTCGGTTCCCTGATCGCCTTCTTTTTATGGCTGCTGGATAAAGCCATTCATTTCCGGTTCGGGCATCCCTGGCTGTTATTCTTACTGCCCGCTGCCGGGGTGCTGATCTATGGGCTTTACACGTACCTGGGCAAGAACTCCGACAAAGGCAATAATTTAATTATGGATGAGATCCATGAGCCCGGTGGAGGTGTTCCTTTCCGTATGGCGCCGCTGGTGCTGATCACTACCGTAATTACGCACCTTTTTGGCGGTTCGGCCGGACGTGAAGGTACGGCTGTGCAAATAGGGGGAAGCATTGCCCAGTTCTTTGCAAAAAAATTAAAGCTCTCGCAGGAAGATGTAAAGACCTTCCTGATGACGGGTATTGCAGCAGGCTTTGGTGCTGTATTTGGCACCCCCATTACCGGGGCCATATTTGCCCTGGAAGTGCTGGCGCTTGGGCGCATCAAGCACGATGCCCTGTTACCCTGTTTTATAGCAAGTGTGGTGGCAGATATTACCTGCGCTGCCTGGGGCATACACCATACGCATTATGCTATCCGCTTTGCTGAAGAAGGAAAAGTATTCTTTGGCATCTTTCATCTTGATATTGTTTTGTTATTAAAAGTGATCCTGGGCGGCGTGCTGTTCGGGCTGGCAGGGTATATTTTTGCAGAGCTTTCACATACCATTAAAAATTACAGCAACCGGTTCATCAGGATCAAATGGCTGATCCCTTTTATTGGAGGCTGCATCGTTATTGCGCTGACCTGTATTATAGGCACACAGGATTATTTAAGTCTCGGCGTTTCCAATCCGGATCCGGATGCAGTGTCTATCCTTTCCTGTTTCAAAGCAGGTGGCGCTACGGATTTCAGCTGGTTCTGGAAGCTGTTGTTCACGGCTGTTACATTAGGAATGGGTTTTAAAGGCGGTGAGGTAACGCCCCTGTTCTTTGTAGGCGCCGCGCTGGGCAATACCATTGCTGCGCATACCGGCGCGCCGGCAGACCTGATGGCCGGCCTGGGCTTTATTGCCGTATTTGCCAGCGCTACCAATACGCCTATTGCCTGCACGTTTATGGGGATAGAATTGTTTGGTGCAGACAATGTATTGTATTATGCGGTAGCCTGTTTTACGGCTTATTATTTCAGCGGCCATGCAGGTATTTATCATGCGCAGCGGATTGCCGTATCTAAAGTGCATCATCTGAACCATCACAATAATGCCACCCTGCACGAGGTGAGGGAAAAACGAATTAAAAGCAGAAAGAAATGGCGCATCACAAAGTAA
- a CDS encoding DUF190 domain-containing protein has protein sequence MAHHKVKNHVLGNLRIYIEPAHKVRHGERSLFRKIFPRSAYLHILEEARKDGIINATVHNTQTSYTADGKIVTFNAEGNNSQLAMVVELIDKRERLETFFLKHRELLLGKVVIYKEVEFWDIE, from the coding sequence ATGGCGCATCACAAAGTAAAGAACCATGTATTAGGCAACCTGCGTATTTATATAGAACCCGCGCATAAGGTAAGGCACGGTGAGCGTTCCTTATTCAGGAAGATTTTTCCGAGATCCGCCTACCTGCACATCCTTGAAGAAGCCAGGAAGGACGGCATCATCAATGCAACAGTGCACAATACGCAAACCAGCTATACTGCTGATGGAAAAATCGTTACTTTTAATGCAGAAGGAAATAATTCACAACTGGCAATGGTGGTGGAACTGATCGATAAGCGGGAGCGGCTGGAAACCTTTTTCCTGAAGCACAGAGAGTTGCTTTTGGGTAAAGTAGTTATTTATAAAGAGGTGGAATTCTGGGACATTGAATAA
- the crcB gene encoding fluoride efflux transporter CrcB — MKPILIIGLGGGLGSMLRYLVQVGVSKLITVTFPAGTFLINITGCFVIGLLYGLSNKYTALTLEWRLFLITGLCGGYTTFSSFSYESISLFRQGSYLYFVLYIGLSVNIGLLLTFLGLSVTR; from the coding sequence ATGAAACCGATACTTATAATAGGACTGGGTGGCGGTTTGGGTAGCATGCTTCGTTACCTGGTACAGGTGGGTGTAAGTAAGCTGATCACTGTTACTTTCCCCGCAGGTACTTTCCTGATCAATATTACCGGTTGTTTTGTGATCGGCTTGTTATATGGCCTTTCCAATAAGTATACGGCGCTAACGCTGGAATGGAGGCTGTTCCTGATCACGGGGCTTTGTGGCGGTTATACCACCTTTTCCAGCTTTTCCTATGAAAGCATCAGCTTGTTCCGGCAGGGCAGCTATCTCTATTTTGTTTTATATATAGGGTTAAGTGTGAATATCGGATTGCTCTTAACATTCTTAGGTTTAAGCGTTACCAGGTAA
- a CDS encoding universal stress protein: protein MEYKKILIAIDSSSYSMKAAKAGFALAHQLNAAVGIIYVVNRAKEIVNADLGITTGESETLLLNEAENTIGQYLRLYDGIGQVEKFTPEGLPEDEIINIAEQWGADMIVMGTHGRSGIGRILTGSLAEYIIRHATIPVLVAPPRME, encoded by the coding sequence ATGGAATATAAAAAAATACTGATAGCCATCGACAGCAGTTCCTATTCTATGAAGGCAGCAAAAGCCGGCTTTGCATTAGCCCACCAGCTAAATGCAGCTGTAGGGATCATCTACGTGGTGAACAGGGCAAAAGAAATTGTGAATGCGGATCTGGGCATTACAACAGGAGAGAGCGAAACCCTTTTGCTGAACGAGGCAGAAAATACAATCGGCCAGTACCTGCGGTTATACGATGGCATCGGGCAGGTAGAAAAGTTTACACCGGAAGGGCTGCCGGAAGATGAGATCATCAACATTGCGGAACAATGGGGTGCGGACATGATCGTTATGGGAACACATGGGCGTTCAGGGATCGGGCGCATTTTAACCGGGTCGCTGGCAGAATACATTATCCGCCATGCCACCATTCCCGTACTGGTAGCCCCTCCGAGAATGGAGTAA
- a CDS encoding hybrid sensor histidine kinase/response regulator transcription factor, whose protein sequence is MAVSAAAQPPEFNHLTVENGLSNNSVLSIVQDSRGFIWLGTSAGLNRYDGSKIKVYTPDSNSSQSLWSAGILSLLRDSKSAIWIGTNTGLNRYDEQKDNFERIRLPAIGTAAINCLYEDHQGTLWIGSSKGIFAFLTNGTKRQRLQFTTPRGAPVTTGVVRTIFEDHQGNLWIGTSNGLIRMWKERQQYFSENFFYDPSRPESLSSNNISVIYEDPQNHLWIGTQNSGLNLYRPANKTFRRFMAGNGNRGPIHNNIRSLVARNNNELWIGTQEGLSVMDINNGVLTSYQNEGDNVKSLSQNSIYSLYKDSNGSMWVGTYFGGVNRVDAFSTGFKVIRNNGSSNTLANNVVSTILEDNNNNLWMGTEGAGLIFYNRKNQKYQVFKNEISDPFSIASNLVKVAYIDKDGNIWCGTHGGGLNVLNKATGKFLHYLYLPGDAENANLEILTLTEGGEGLFWVGTSRGLRVFQRKGLQLNELPLKQINNKLSGFIASTLYTDRKGQVWIGTSSGLHVIKHYVLKTISTTLSVNTIFEDRKGMIWIGLRTGGIASWNPVSSQLTRYNHPGAPSANILGILEDPNGWLWLSSDEGLFRYNPVSKTTLSYSVSDGLAGGEFNYNSHLKDHNGFFYFGGYHGITYFLPADIEVNPYKAPLVFTNLWLGNRQVQINAPDGLLKKNISHSDQLTFRPNQNLFTINFALLNFIKSDKNRYAYKLSGFDRDWKQVHNPAATYTNLPPGDYQFFVKGANNDGIWTEPIMVKIKVLPPVWRTWWAYAIYTFLLAGVLFLVIRFFFLRALFKKEEELHQVKLNFFTNVSHELRTHLSLIMAPVEKLIDINHKDPFTSQQLMQIKNNSNRLLKLVSELMDFRKAESNHLDLRVSKQDLISFLQDIYTSFRELSLAKNIRIAFTHNSNQVFLYFDEEQLEKVFFNLLANAFKFTPEGGHISVTVNTQPGFTEIIVSDSGRGIAAKYLGKLFTNYYQVADHGMQNTGYGLGLALSRKITELHHGSIRVESTPATATTEGRTSFFVRLLPGKKHFEGNAHVTILPGRKPFPPATRQSIPIREKPAPVAPAGIRIKRQTILIAEDNPELRALIKQQLEPYYLVHESADGADAWENAKEHLPDLIISDIMMPGMDGIMLCNRLKTDQRTCHIPVLLLTAKSTQHDQVKGLENGADIYLTKPFSTKILELHVNNLLQAHKRLQEKNMRELRFFAASTQSVSTEDPQHKMDSDFLAAVTTIIDEHLEDPGFVVEQLSRKVAMSPPVLYKKIRALTNLSVNEFIKTRRFKKAAALLLQKGLTINEISYAVGYEDRKYFSKEFKKYFGVAPSDFNQHILEQHKQMLNTNEII, encoded by the coding sequence ATGGCGGTGTCTGCAGCAGCACAGCCTCCGGAGTTTAATCACCTCACTGTGGAAAACGGGTTATCGAACAATTCAGTCCTGTCCATCGTACAGGACAGCAGGGGGTTTATCTGGCTGGGAACATCAGCTGGGCTCAACAGGTATGACGGATCAAAAATAAAAGTATATACACCCGATAGTAACAGCAGCCAGAGCCTCTGGTCGGCAGGCATCCTTTCTCTTTTACGCGATTCAAAGAGCGCCATATGGATTGGTACGAACACCGGCCTTAACAGATACGATGAGCAAAAGGACAATTTTGAGCGGATCCGGTTGCCTGCAATAGGAACTGCTGCCATCAATTGCCTTTACGAAGACCACCAGGGCACGTTATGGATAGGCTCCAGTAAAGGAATATTTGCCTTCTTAACCAATGGAACCAAACGTCAACGGCTTCAGTTTACAACTCCGCGTGGTGCCCCGGTGACCACTGGAGTGGTAAGGACTATTTTCGAAGATCACCAGGGGAACCTGTGGATTGGTACCAGCAACGGGCTGATACGGATGTGGAAGGAAAGGCAACAGTATTTCTCTGAAAATTTCTTTTATGATCCATCCAGACCGGAAAGCCTGAGCAGCAATAATATTTCCGTCATCTATGAAGATCCGCAGAATCATTTATGGATCGGTACCCAGAACTCCGGTCTTAATCTTTACCGTCCGGCGAACAAAACCTTCCGGCGATTTATGGCCGGTAACGGTAACCGGGGCCCTATCCATAATAATATCCGCAGCCTGGTGGCGCGCAATAACAATGAGCTGTGGATCGGTACCCAGGAAGGCCTTAGTGTTATGGATATTAATAATGGTGTACTTACTTCCTATCAGAATGAAGGCGACAATGTGAAAAGCCTTAGTCAAAACTCAATCTACAGTTTATATAAGGATTCAAACGGTTCTATGTGGGTAGGCACTTATTTTGGTGGCGTTAACCGTGTAGATGCTTTTTCCACCGGCTTTAAAGTAATCCGCAATAATGGAAGCAGCAATACCCTTGCTAACAATGTAGTGAGCACCATTCTGGAAGACAATAATAATAACCTGTGGATGGGCACTGAAGGTGCGGGGCTGATCTTTTATAACCGGAAGAACCAAAAATACCAGGTTTTTAAGAACGAGATCTCTGATCCGTTCAGCATTGCATCCAACCTGGTAAAGGTGGCCTATATTGATAAAGACGGTAATATATGGTGTGGCACACACGGTGGCGGACTGAATGTTCTGAACAAAGCTACCGGAAAGTTCCTTCATTATCTATACCTGCCGGGTGATGCTGAAAATGCCAACCTGGAAATACTGACTCTTACTGAGGGAGGAGAGGGCCTTTTTTGGGTAGGTACCAGCAGGGGGTTACGGGTATTTCAAAGAAAAGGCCTCCAACTGAATGAGCTTCCGTTAAAACAGATCAATAACAAGTTAAGCGGCTTTATTGCCAGTACATTATACACTGACAGGAAAGGCCAGGTCTGGATTGGTACCTCCTCAGGTTTACATGTAATAAAGCACTACGTCCTTAAAACCATCAGTACAACCTTATCTGTTAATACCATTTTTGAAGATCGTAAAGGGATGATATGGATCGGCCTGCGAACAGGAGGTATAGCATCGTGGAACCCTGTTTCCAGTCAATTGACGCGGTACAATCATCCCGGTGCGCCATCGGCAAACATCCTGGGCATCCTGGAAGATCCTAACGGCTGGCTATGGCTGAGTTCTGACGAAGGGCTTTTCCGGTATAACCCCGTCAGCAAAACCACGCTTTCATACTCTGTATCTGACGGGCTTGCTGGAGGGGAATTCAATTATAATTCACATCTTAAAGATCATAACGGTTTTTTTTATTTTGGCGGATACCATGGGATCACTTATTTTCTGCCGGCTGATATAGAAGTGAATCCTTACAAAGCCCCCCTGGTATTTACCAACCTGTGGCTGGGCAACAGGCAGGTTCAGATAAATGCACCGGACGGGCTTTTAAAAAAGAACATCAGCCATTCTGATCAGCTCACGTTCCGGCCGAATCAGAATCTATTTACCATAAATTTTGCACTGCTTAATTTTATCAAAAGCGATAAAAACCGGTATGCCTATAAGTTGTCGGGTTTTGACAGGGACTGGAAGCAGGTACATAACCCCGCGGCTACGTATACCAATCTGCCTCCAGGCGATTATCAGTTTTTTGTTAAGGGCGCCAATAATGACGGTATATGGACGGAACCAATCATGGTAAAAATAAAAGTACTCCCCCCGGTGTGGCGAACCTGGTGGGCTTATGCTATTTATACATTTCTTCTTGCAGGTGTTCTTTTTTTGGTTATACGCTTCTTTTTTCTACGCGCATTGTTTAAAAAAGAAGAAGAACTGCATCAGGTAAAGCTCAATTTCTTTACCAACGTTTCCCATGAGCTGCGCACACATCTCTCACTGATCATGGCCCCCGTTGAAAAATTAATCGATATCAACCACAAGGATCCTTTTACGTCCCAGCAGCTCATGCAGATAAAGAATAATTCTAACCGGCTGCTTAAGCTGGTAAGCGAGTTGATGGACTTCCGCAAGGCAGAATCCAATCATCTGGATCTGCGCGTCAGCAAACAGGACCTCATTTCCTTTCTACAGGACATTTATACCAGCTTCCGTGAATTATCCCTGGCAAAAAATATACGGATCGCTTTTACACACAACTCAAACCAGGTCTTTTTATACTTTGACGAGGAGCAACTGGAAAAGGTCTTCTTTAATTTACTGGCCAATGCGTTTAAGTTTACCCCCGAAGGTGGCCATATCAGCGTAACGGTGAACACACAGCCCGGCTTTACCGAAATAATCGTCTCCGACTCCGGCAGGGGAATTGCGGCCAAATACCTGGGTAAACTATTTACCAATTATTATCAGGTAGCCGATCATGGGATGCAAAATACGGGCTATGGTCTCGGGCTGGCATTGTCCAGAAAAATTACCGAATTACACCATGGAAGTATCCGGGTGGAAAGTACCCCCGCAACTGCCACAACTGAGGGGCGCACTTCTTTCTTTGTACGACTCCTGCCGGGTAAAAAGCACTTCGAAGGAAATGCGCATGTTACCATACTGCCAGGCAGGAAGCCATTCCCGCCTGCTACCCGGCAAAGTATTCCTATCCGGGAAAAGCCAGCGCCGGTTGCACCGGCCGGTATTCGCATCAAACGGCAAACAATATTAATTGCGGAAGACAATCCTGAATTACGGGCGCTTATTAAACAGCAGTTAGAACCTTACTATCTTGTGCATGAATCTGCAGATGGTGCGGATGCCTGGGAAAATGCAAAAGAGCACCTTCCGGATCTGATCATCAGCGATATTATGATGCCGGGTATGGATGGCATTATGTTGTGCAACCGGTTAAAGACCGACCAGCGCACCTGTCATATTCCCGTACTGTTATTGACCGCAAAAAGCACGCAGCATGATCAGGTAAAAGGGTTGGAAAACGGAGCCGATATTTATCTGACCAAACCCTTCAGCACAAAGATCCTGGAGCTGCATGTAAATAACCTTCTGCAGGCCCATAAAAGATTACAGGAAAAAAATATGCGGGAGCTGAGATTTTTTGCTGCAAGCACGCAATCCGTAAGCACAGAAGACCCGCAACACAAAATGGACAGCGATTTTCTGGCAGCAGTTACTACAATCATTGATGAGCACCTGGAAGACCCGGGTTTTGTAGTAGAACAATTGTCACGTAAAGTAGCAATGAGCCCGCCTGTGCTTTATAAAAAGATCCGGGCGCTCACAAACCTGTCTGTAAACGAATTTATAAAAACCCGCCGCTTTAAAAAAGCCGCAGCACTGTTGTTGCAAAAGGGCCTGACCATTAATGAAATATCTTATGCTGTTGGATATGAAGACCGCAAATACTTTAGTAAAGAATTTAAAAAATATTTTGGTGTTGCGCCCAGCGATTTCAACCAGCATATTCTGGAACAACATAAACAAATGTTGAACACGAACGAAATTATATAG
- a CDS encoding SusC/RagA family TonB-linked outer membrane protein — MLFQKKIPVWNRAGCCSLLLFIFLLPVFVSAQNNRVEGLVTDDQGKPIPGASVVIKNTITGTTTDEKGKFIINANQGTTLVISAVGYEAQEAIITDRNSLTISLKTAPGSLEDVVVVGYGTQKKVNLTGSVSTVGADKLTNRPIMNLAAALGGTAPGVRVTQGNGNPGSESVSIRIRGTGSFNNSDPLILVDGVVADMVPLNTDDIESISILKDASSAAIYGSRAANGVILVTTKKGRKNQAPKVTFTSLFAREKPVTDLKFMSSTADWMELHNIAKLNANPTATSPDYAYATIDEWRAANADPNGTYTNPITGQTIPNWLAFPNTDWAQILFQPEYYQRYGAAVSGGSKNSTYLMSLGYQNNPGTLKNTGMQRYNMRINLETKIANLINFGTQTYATKEFKQPGSTSMTYLLQAFPGMTPIYDGKYGASEDPNTTQKDNILQGVASNGGMNNFTRINTSWYANADLWRGIVAEARFNYSEYMREDENYSQNLPRYSFRESFDTPKEGIGNLDQATTYRYSYKSYSYTADLLLRYSHSFGKHDVSGLLGYEQYQSENSGFSATKKGLLDWNITDITSGANMESIGGSAKEEYAMLSYFGRANYAYDRKYLFEANFRSDASSKFAPGHRSGLFPSFSAGWVISNEPFFASNAVNYLKLRASYGTLGNTVSGNYDWQTLYQKVNNVFNEQVANGVIQQTIQNLALSWEKLTTYNLGLEARFLKQRLNTELDFYYRHTSDILTPAIIYLTMGNISAPMSNTASLGNKGVELTLGWNDNVGEFKYGISGNVNYNDNKITNFKGALRYEQDPSTPDTWGNPTWRYTNLADVSTGGDTRRVEGHMIDEWFLRRPYSGNGTYLNADGSVNPNGGPKDGMIRTKADLEWVKSMIAAGYSFNNNTVGPGAANIWYGQMIMADVNGDGKYGNDDDREFTGKSATPKFTFGLNMTAAWRGFDLNILWAGRVGSYHYINERGANGSILANTGDGIPADAWTKYYFYDAVKANTDYDNYDPATDPNANINAKFPRLLSSSSIMTSNTFYLYNSSYLKLKSLQVGYTFPKSWMSRAKINDLRVFISGENLLTIKNKNFEGVDPELGSSIIVYPIAKLFSAGLSLTF, encoded by the coding sequence ATGCTATTTCAAAAAAAGATTCCTGTTTGGAACAGGGCAGGGTGTTGTTCCCTGTTACTATTTATTTTTTTACTTCCTGTTTTTGTATCGGCCCAAAACAACAGGGTCGAAGGCTTGGTAACTGATGATCAGGGAAAGCCCATACCAGGGGCCTCTGTTGTTATTAAAAATACAATAACAGGAACAACAACAGATGAGAAAGGAAAATTCATTATCAATGCAAACCAGGGAACCACATTGGTGATATCTGCTGTCGGATACGAAGCTCAGGAAGCAATCATTACAGACCGGAACAGCCTTACGATTTCCCTGAAAACGGCACCCGGATCACTGGAAGACGTGGTAGTTGTAGGATACGGCACCCAGAAAAAAGTGAATCTGACCGGTTCGGTATCAACTGTAGGTGCAGATAAGTTAACCAACCGCCCGATCATGAACCTGGCGGCTGCTTTAGGTGGTACTGCTCCCGGGGTTCGGGTAACCCAGGGAAATGGAAACCCCGGCAGTGAAAGCGTGTCTATACGAATACGCGGTACCGGATCGTTTAACAATAGTGATCCCTTGATTTTAGTGGATGGAGTAGTAGCGGATATGGTGCCCTTAAATACGGATGATATAGAAAGCATTTCTATTTTGAAAGATGCATCTTCAGCTGCTATTTACGGGTCCAGAGCTGCTAATGGTGTTATTTTGGTAACTACCAAAAAAGGAAGAAAGAACCAGGCGCCTAAAGTAACTTTCACCAGCCTGTTTGCCCGCGAAAAGCCGGTTACCGACCTTAAATTTATGTCGAGTACTGCTGATTGGATGGAGCTGCATAATATAGCCAAGCTGAATGCAAACCCAACAGCTACTTCACCGGATTATGCCTATGCTACTATTGATGAATGGCGCGCGGCGAATGCTGATCCCAATGGCACATATACCAATCCGATAACCGGGCAAACGATCCCTAACTGGCTGGCATTTCCAAATACAGACTGGGCACAGATCCTTTTTCAACCTGAATATTATCAGCGATACGGCGCTGCTGTTTCCGGCGGTAGCAAAAACTCAACTTATCTGATGTCGCTTGGATATCAGAACAATCCCGGTACATTAAAGAATACCGGCATGCAACGTTATAATATGCGTATAAATCTTGAGACAAAGATTGCCAACCTCATCAATTTTGGAACCCAAACCTATGCCACTAAAGAATTTAAACAACCCGGTAGTACATCAATGACCTATTTGCTCCAGGCTTTCCCGGGAATGACGCCTATTTATGATGGTAAGTATGGAGCCAGTGAAGACCCAAATACCACGCAAAAAGATAATATTCTTCAGGGCGTGGCTTCTAACGGGGGAATGAACAACTTTACCCGGATCAACACGTCCTGGTATGCGAACGCAGATCTTTGGCGAGGAATTGTTGCTGAAGCGCGGTTTAATTACAGCGAATATATGCGCGAAGACGAAAATTATTCTCAAAATCTGCCGAGGTATAGTTTCCGGGAAAGCTTTGATACTCCTAAAGAAGGAATTGGTAATTTAGACCAGGCAACTACGTATCGGTATTCTTATAAATCATACAGCTATACAGCAGATCTGTTGCTGCGGTATTCACATTCCTTTGGAAAGCATGATGTAAGCGGATTGTTGGGCTATGAACAGTATCAGTCAGAGAATAGTGGGTTCAGTGCAACTAAAAAAGGGTTACTGGATTGGAACATTACGGATATTACTTCTGGTGCCAATATGGAGTCAATAGGAGGCTCTGCAAAAGAAGAGTATGCGATGCTGTCTTATTTTGGCCGGGCAAATTATGCATACGACAGGAAATATTTGTTTGAAGCCAACTTCCGTTCCGATGCTTCCTCTAAATTTGCTCCGGGCCATCGCTCGGGTTTGTTTCCTTCATTTTCTGCCGGCTGGGTGATCAGCAATGAACCGTTTTTTGCATCGAATGCTGTTAATTATTTAAAACTGAGGGCCTCTTATGGCACATTGGGAAATACTGTAAGCGGTAATTACGACTGGCAGACCTTATATCAGAAAGTAAATAACGTATTTAATGAGCAGGTGGCAAACGGAGTGATACAGCAAACCATTCAAAACCTGGCTTTATCCTGGGAAAAGCTAACGACTTACAACCTGGGCCTGGAAGCCAGATTCTTAAAGCAACGGTTGAATACAGAGCTGGATTTTTATTACCGGCACACTTCAGATATTCTTACTCCGGCCATCATTTATCTTACAATGGGCAATATCAGCGCGCCTATGTCCAATACAGCATCCCTGGGAAATAAAGGGGTAGAGCTGACTTTGGGCTGGAACGACAACGTAGGCGAGTTCAAGTACGGAATCAGCGGTAATGTGAACTATAATGATAATAAGATTACCAATTTTAAAGGCGCGTTAAGATATGAGCAGGATCCCTCCACTCCTGATACCTGGGGCAATCCTACCTGGCGTTATACCAACCTGGCTGATGTTTCTACCGGTGGAGATACCCGTCGTGTGGAAGGCCACATGATCGATGAATGGTTTTTGCGCAGGCCTTACTCAGGAAACGGAACGTATTTGAATGCTGATGGATCAGTGAATCCGAACGGCGGGCCTAAAGATGGAATGATACGCACGAAAGCAGATCTGGAATGGGTAAAATCTATGATTGCGGCAGGATATTCTTTCAATAATAACACCGTAGGACCCGGCGCTGCTAATATCTGGTACGGTCAAATGATCATGGCCGATGTTAATGGCGATGGAAAATATGGGAATGATGATGACCGCGAGTTTACAGGGAAGTCAGCCACCCCGAAATTTACGTTTGGTTTAAATATGACGGCAGCCTGGAGAGGCTTTGACCTTAATATACTTTGGGCCGGACGCGTAGGATCATACCATTATATTAATGAGCGGGGAGCCAACGGTTCTATTTTGGCAAATACAGGAGACGGAATTCCTGCTGATGCCTGGACCAAATATTACTTTTATGATGCGGTAAAAGCAAATACGGATTATGATAATTACGACCCCGCCACCGATCCGAATGCGAATATTAATGCCAAGTTTCCCCGCTTATTATCTTCAAGTTCTATCATGACCTCCAATACCTTTTACTTATATAACTCGTCTTATTTAAAACTGAAGTCACTACAGGTTGGATATACTTTTCCTAAAAGTTGGATGAGCCGGGCAAAGATCAATGACTTGCGTGTTTTTATATCGGGAGAAAACCTGTTAACCATCAAAAACAAAAATTTTGAAGGGGTCGATCCGGAATTAGGCAGCTCTATCATCGTTTACCCGATAGCAAAACTATTTTCGGCCGGTTTATCACTTACTTTTTAA